In Mytilus galloprovincialis chromosome 1, xbMytGall1.hap1.1, whole genome shotgun sequence, the following are encoded in one genomic region:
- the LOC143062050 gene encoding uncharacterized protein LOC143062050, with the protein MTLTEEEQKRREEQEQEENRRKEEEQKKQEEQKQDDEVRQKEAEQKRKEKQEQEEIRRKEEERKKQETKKQEEESRRKEAEQKRKEKQEQEEIRRKEDERKKQETQKQE; encoded by the coding sequence ATGACATTAACGGAGGAAGAACAAAAGAGAAGGGAAGAACAGGAACAGGAGGAAAACAGACGGAAGGAGGAGGAACAAAAGAAGCAGGAAGAACAAAAACAGGACGATGAAGTCAGACAAAAGGAGGCAGAACAAAAGAGAAAGGAAAAACAGGAACAGGAGGAGATCAGACGGAAGGAGGAAGAACGAAAGAAACAGGAAACAAAGAAACAGGAGGAGGAAAGCAGACGAAAGGAGGCAGAACAAAAGAGAAAGGAAAAACAGGAACAGGAGGAGATAAGACGGAAGGAGGACGAACGTAAGAAGCAGGAAACACAGAAACAGGAGTAG
- the LOC143068966 gene encoding glutathione S-transferase 1-like, with amino-acid sequence MESTMCDIIIDTIHCDVRPELRKYIFEKDETKKTDISKHLAEEVLHKFMLFIEKTLKENGENYLVGNDLTWADLAVFDFTQEVLAVWKHEKHNFLEEFNKHHERIKAVPKIKKWLETRPKTER; translated from the exons ATGGAAAGTACTATGTGTGATATTATCATAGATACTATTCATTGTGATGTTAGACCAGAACTTcgaaagtacatttttgaaaaggATGAAACTAAAAAG ACCGACATCAGCAAACATTTAGCcgaagaagtattacacaaatttatgttatttattgAGAAGACGTTAAAGGAAAATGGAGAAAATTATCTTGTTGGAAATGAT CTAACTTGGGCAGATCTAGCTGTATTTGACTTCACACAAGAGGTTTTAGCCGTTTGGAAACACGAAAAACATAATTTTCTAGAAGAATTCAACAAACATCACGAAAGAATCAAAGCTGTTCCGAAAATCAAAAAATGGTTGGAAACGAGACCAAAGACAGAACGGTGA